In Vibrio gangliei, a single window of DNA contains:
- a CDS encoding DUF2750 domain-containing protein, with product MTQTLDTAKMAEINAYDSEKRFQYCIKEVVANRQIWILVDEDGCVMLNTEDEDCVPVWPNQEFAQAWANGDWEECKPEAISLNKWHSRWTHGLEDDDLSIVVFPNADQEGVIVFPDEFDFELKKQAQKR from the coding sequence ATGACTCAAACGTTAGATACAGCAAAGATGGCGGAAATTAACGCCTACGACAGCGAAAAGCGTTTTCAATACTGCATTAAAGAAGTGGTGGCGAACCGTCAAATCTGGATCTTAGTCGATGAAGACGGCTGCGTGATGCTGAACACCGAAGATGAAGATTGTGTGCCAGTGTGGCCGAACCAAGAGTTTGCACAAGCTTGGGCCAATGGCGATTGGGAAGAGTGTAAGCCTGAAGCGATTTCATTAAACAAATGGCATAGCCGCTGGACACACGGATTAGAAGACGATGATTTATCCATTGTGGTATTTCCAAATGCCGACCAAGAAGGCGTGATCGTTTTCCCAGATGAATTTGATTTTGAGCTTAAAAAGCAAGCGCAAAAGCGTTAA
- a CDS encoding TIGR02647 family protein: MKFTAQNIAELNLLLQFDPTSMQTGIKVHNDAAPEMQAAAKSLFDKNLCTLQDGGYLTDEGIELAEHALKVLNVLSSKA; encoded by the coding sequence ATGAAATTTACCGCACAGAATATTGCCGAGTTAAACCTACTTCTTCAGTTTGATCCAACCAGCATGCAAACCGGCATCAAAGTTCACAACGACGCCGCACCAGAAATGCAAGCCGCAGCAAAAAGCCTATTTGATAAGAATTTATGTACCCTTCAAGATGGCGGTTACTTAACCGATGAAGGGATTGAACTCGCAGAGCACGCTTTAAAAGTATTGAACGTGTTGTCGTCTAAAGCGTAA
- a CDS encoding heme-binding beta-barrel domain-containing protein, whose translation MKKKLLVCSICSVISISSFAAEKTDTVINGMDFGPLASLVGTWKSTDSGGIDIAPARPDTETGAGAPAVSPYYEITTIEVAADAVNAGKQNLVALYYKMEMFKKADDTKFHDQRGYFIYDKANNMAYNTFCVPRNTCVTSEGKVNPGDNKISFVASPKGIAESSFMEKNASTTGYSMTINIDGDNLTINQNTHLKIYGKDFNHSDTSPLVRVKAD comes from the coding sequence ATGAAGAAAAAACTTTTAGTGTGTTCAATATGTTCGGTCATATCTATTTCTAGCTTTGCTGCAGAAAAGACCGATACGGTTATAAATGGAATGGACTTTGGCCCGCTTGCGTCATTAGTCGGTACCTGGAAGTCGACAGATTCAGGTGGTATTGATATAGCACCTGCGCGCCCTGATACCGAAACTGGTGCTGGTGCGCCCGCTGTTAGCCCTTACTATGAAATTACAACTATTGAAGTTGCGGCTGATGCGGTGAATGCTGGTAAACAGAATCTCGTTGCTTTGTATTATAAAATGGAAATGTTCAAAAAAGCCGATGATACGAAGTTTCATGATCAACGAGGATATTTTATCTACGATAAAGCCAACAATATGGCTTATAACACGTTTTGTGTTCCAAGAAATACATGTGTAACTTCTGAAGGAAAAGTGAATCCTGGTGATAATAAAATCTCTTTCGTAGCTTCACCTAAGGGAATTGCCGAATCTTCTTTTATGGAAAAAAATGCATCGACGACTGGCTACTCGATGACGATTAACATTGATGGTGATAATTTGACTATCAATCAAAATACACACCTAAAGATTTATGGGAAGGACTTTAACCATTCAGATACTAGCCCGTTAGTCCGAGTAAAAGCGGATTAA
- a CDS encoding response regulator, which produces MDRFHIICVDDQPEMLFQLAHDLAGFSDWVKIKICPDAEAAQTWIEKLDQDGKYACVVVSDQNMPGQNGVDWLQLLAADRRFRHTKKIMLSQNPTNEVLIEAINKAHIDRFFAKPWDAEELVHEVRVLLTEYVFEKGVDYQPLQKHLDPETIFKYLHGVTD; this is translated from the coding sequence ATGGATAGGTTTCACATAATCTGTGTTGATGATCAGCCGGAGATGCTGTTTCAATTGGCGCACGATTTAGCTGGGTTCTCAGATTGGGTAAAAATTAAAATTTGCCCCGATGCAGAGGCGGCACAAACATGGATTGAAAAGTTAGATCAAGACGGTAAATACGCTTGTGTTGTCGTCTCAGACCAAAATATGCCAGGACAAAATGGGGTCGATTGGTTACAACTGCTTGCTGCTGATCGTCGTTTCAGGCATACAAAAAAAATCATGCTGTCACAAAACCCAACCAATGAAGTGTTGATCGAAGCCATCAATAAAGCACATATTGACCGATTTTTTGCCAAGCCGTGGGATGCGGAAGAACTGGTGCACGAAGTTCGTGTGTTACTCACTGAATATGTCTTTGAAAAGGGGGTGGACTATCAGCCATTACAAAAGCATCTAGACCCTGAAACGATTTTTAAATACCTGCATGGTGTGACAGATTAG
- a CDS encoding manganese-dependent inorganic pyrophosphatase has product MIQVVGHKNPDSDSICSALVATELLKARGLEAKAVRQGELNRETQYILEQAGVEQPEMCTGVAGQKIWLVDYTDVAQAPDDIAEAEILGIVDHHRLGDVMTINPLEAWIWPVGCTCTILFNLFKMEQAEITKPLAILMMSAILSDTVGFASPTCTPKDEAAVKELAEIAGIENLDEFIKNLLIAKTDIEGLTAAQLVEKDLKAYPFNGRDVVVGQVELATMEQVDGMIDDLNADLERRCQEDGLAFAALMLTDITTSTTELLFKGEWAAKLEKHVKDGSLVMENTLSRKKQGWPWLQAELV; this is encoded by the coding sequence ATGATCCAAGTAGTAGGTCACAAAAACCCGGATAGTGATAGCATTTGTAGTGCATTGGTTGCCACCGAGCTTTTAAAAGCGCGAGGTTTGGAAGCGAAAGCAGTTCGTCAAGGCGAGCTTAACCGTGAAACTCAATACATTCTTGAGCAAGCGGGCGTTGAGCAACCAGAAATGTGTACTGGCGTTGCAGGTCAAAAAATTTGGTTAGTGGACTACACGGACGTGGCACAAGCACCAGACGATATCGCAGAAGCAGAAATTCTAGGTATTGTTGATCACCACCGTTTAGGTGACGTGATGACGATTAATCCGCTTGAAGCATGGATTTGGCCAGTAGGCTGTACTTGTACTATTTTGTTCAACCTGTTCAAAATGGAACAAGCGGAAATCACTAAACCATTAGCGATTTTAATGATGTCAGCTATTTTGTCTGATACAGTAGGCTTTGCATCTCCAACTTGTACGCCAAAAGATGAAGCGGCAGTGAAAGAGTTGGCTGAAATCGCAGGTATCGAAAACCTAGATGAATTCATCAAAAATCTATTGATTGCTAAAACAGACATCGAAGGTCTAACAGCGGCTCAATTGGTTGAGAAAGACTTGAAAGCTTACCCATTCAACGGTCGTGATGTGGTTGTGGGTCAAGTTGAATTGGCAACAATGGAACAAGTTGACGGTATGATCGATGATTTGAATGCTGACCTTGAGCGTCGTTGCCAAGAAGATGGTTTGGCGTTTGCTGCGTTAATGCTGACCGACATTACAACCAGCACCACTGAGCTATTATTTAAAGGCGAGTGGGCTGCAAAACTTGAGAAACACGTAAAAGACGGTTCTTTAGTCATGGAAAACACGCTAAGCCGTAAGAAACAAGGCTGGCCTTGGTTGCAAGCTGAATTGGTCTAA
- a CDS encoding peptide ABC transporter ATP-binding protein, with amino-acid sequence MSALLEVIDLSKNFVTRSGFFKKRVHQAVKPVSFTLDAGQTLGIIGQNGSGKSTLAKMLAGVTEPSQGKIFVNGEQLFDKDYATRCKLIRMIFQDPNTSLNPRIQIGKILEEPLKRNTQMTPEARVLRVKETLTRVGLLPEHAYFYPQMLATGQKQRVCLARALVLQPSVIVADEALNGLDMAMRSQIINLFLELQEEMGVSFVYVSQHIGVVKHITDKIMVMHEGEVVETGETQKVIASPQHPVSQKLIENHFNKTPSHLK; translated from the coding sequence ATGAGTGCGTTGTTAGAAGTCATCGACTTATCGAAAAACTTTGTCACTCGCTCCGGCTTTTTCAAAAAGCGTGTTCACCAAGCGGTAAAGCCAGTCTCTTTCACTCTTGATGCAGGGCAAACACTCGGCATTATTGGTCAAAATGGTTCAGGGAAATCTACACTCGCAAAAATGCTGGCAGGAGTGACAGAACCAAGCCAAGGCAAGATTTTTGTTAACGGTGAGCAGTTATTTGATAAAGACTACGCTACCCGTTGTAAATTGATTCGCATGATTTTCCAAGATCCCAATACGTCACTCAACCCACGTATTCAAATTGGTAAAATCTTAGAAGAGCCGCTTAAACGTAATACACAAATGACGCCCGAAGCGCGCGTTTTACGTGTAAAAGAAACCTTAACTCGCGTTGGCTTATTGCCAGAGCATGCATACTTCTATCCTCAAATGCTTGCAACCGGTCAGAAACAGCGCGTATGCCTCGCGAGAGCCTTAGTGTTGCAACCTTCTGTGATTGTGGCAGATGAAGCGCTAAACGGCTTAGACATGGCAATGCGCTCGCAGATCATTAACCTATTCTTAGAATTACAAGAAGAAATGGGCGTGTCATTTGTCTATGTGTCACAACATATCGGCGTGGTAAAACACATTACCGACAAAATTATGGTGATGCACGAAGGTGAAGTGGTTGAGACAGGTGAGACACAAAAAGTCATCGCTTCACCGCAACATCCTGTCAGTCAAAAATTGATTGAAAACCACTTCAATAAAACTCCAAGTCATTTGAAGTGA
- a CDS encoding SLC13 family permease, translating into MRQYLRYFFPIVIPLIVLFLPLSVFPFEGMTIIQQRVAAIFLFAALSWVMEPIPIYATSVAIICFELLLISDKSIVLFTGQQGSEVYGLVMNHADIMATFANPIIMLFLGGFFLAIAATKYRLDINLARVLLKPFGDQPKFMILGLMLISAMFSMFMSNTATTAMMLSILAPVMVLLKPDDPSRTAFALCIPLAANIGGIGTPIGTPPNAIALKYLQGTSTISFGEWMAFGVPFVILLMAAAWLLILALFPAKQKSISLDIQGQFLKTPQAFVVYITFIVTILLWLMGSTHGMNSYTVAMIPVTVFLITGIITKEDLKKISWDVLWLVSGGIALGLALDKSGLAALIVYSIPFGDFSPYVVLVGAALLSLVMANFMSNTATANLLMPIMAALGMTMTSLAPLGGQTTLILVVTFAASLGMALPISTPPNALAHATGHIQTNQMAKVGIIIGLLGVALSFAVVAILNVITN; encoded by the coding sequence ATGCGCCAATATCTCCGCTATTTTTTCCCAATCGTTATTCCTTTGATTGTGCTGTTTTTACCGCTTTCAGTTTTTCCTTTTGAAGGGATGACCATTATTCAACAACGCGTTGCTGCCATATTCCTATTTGCAGCATTAAGTTGGGTTATGGAGCCGATCCCAATTTACGCGACGTCAGTTGCGATCATCTGCTTTGAATTGTTGCTTATTTCGGATAAATCTATCGTTTTATTCACTGGGCAGCAGGGCAGTGAGGTTTATGGCCTGGTGATGAACCATGCCGATATCATGGCGACGTTTGCGAACCCAATCATTATGTTGTTTTTGGGCGGCTTCTTTTTGGCCATTGCGGCGACTAAATATCGCTTAGATATCAACTTGGCTCGTGTTTTGCTCAAACCGTTTGGCGATCAACCTAAATTTATGATTCTAGGATTAATGTTGATCTCGGCGATGTTCTCGATGTTTATGTCGAATACAGCGACCACGGCGATGATGCTGTCTATCTTAGCGCCCGTGATGGTGTTACTAAAACCTGACGATCCAAGCCGTACCGCCTTCGCTTTGTGTATTCCATTGGCTGCCAATATTGGTGGTATAGGTACGCCTATCGGTACGCCGCCCAATGCGATTGCGCTCAAATATTTGCAAGGTACATCAACCATTTCATTTGGCGAATGGATGGCGTTTGGCGTGCCATTTGTAATTCTTTTGATGGCGGCCGCGTGGTTGCTGATTTTGGCATTATTTCCCGCTAAGCAAAAAAGTATTTCGCTTGATATACAAGGTCAGTTTTTAAAAACGCCACAAGCATTTGTTGTCTACATTACTTTCATTGTCACTATTCTATTATGGTTGATGGGCAGTACGCATGGCATGAACTCGTATACGGTCGCTATGATTCCTGTCACCGTGTTTTTGATTACCGGTATCATTACAAAAGAAGATCTTAAGAAAATTTCTTGGGATGTACTGTGGCTGGTTTCTGGTGGTATTGCGCTCGGGCTTGCGTTAGATAAAAGCGGATTAGCGGCATTAATTGTGTATAGCATTCCATTTGGTGACTTTTCACCTTATGTCGTGTTGGTTGGCGCGGCTTTATTGAGTTTAGTGATGGCGAACTTTATGTCGAATACTGCCACCGCAAACCTACTGATGCCGATAATGGCGGCATTAGGTATGACAATGACGAGCCTTGCACCGTTAGGTGGGCAAACCACATTAATTTTGGTGGTGACGTTTGCCGCCTCGCTCGGAATGGCATTGCCGATCAGTACGCCTCCGAATGCATTGGCTCATGCGACTGGCCATATACAAACCAATCAAATGGCGAAAGTGGGCATTATTATTGGCCTATTAGGTGTCGCACTCAGCTTTGCGGTAGTGGCGATATTGAATGTGATAACAAATTAA
- a CDS encoding peptide ABC transporter ATP-binding protein: MPLLDIRNLTIEIETPHGTVKAVDRMSLTLNEGEIRGLVGESGSGKSLVAKAIVGLTKDTWNVSADRMRLGNIDLLQLTPKERRRVIARDIAVIFQEPSSCLDPSEQIGHQLRESIPSSSFEGKWWQRWHWRHKHAKALLHKVGIKDHRQVMNCYPYELTDGQCQKIMIAMAIASKPKLLIADEPTNDLDPITQSQILRLLSRLNQVNNTTIMLIGHDLTTITQWATRITVMYCGQSVESASTKHILDEPKHPYTVALLHAMPDFNDWIPHKSRLPSLPGSIPPLQHLPIGCRLGPRCPYAQTQCVNVPVRRRIKNHKFSCHFPLNMEKRSTVEKKVKLEKQI, from the coding sequence GGTGAAATTCGTGGTCTTGTAGGCGAATCTGGCTCTGGAAAAAGCCTTGTGGCCAAAGCAATCGTGGGCTTGACTAAAGACACTTGGAATGTATCAGCGGATAGAATGCGTTTAGGCAATATCGATTTATTGCAACTGACTCCGAAAGAGCGTCGCCGTGTCATTGCCCGCGATATTGCGGTGATATTCCAAGAACCAAGTAGCTGTTTAGATCCATCGGAACAAATTGGTCACCAACTGCGTGAATCGATTCCATCTTCCTCTTTTGAAGGTAAATGGTGGCAACGTTGGCATTGGCGCCATAAACATGCCAAAGCCTTACTGCATAAAGTCGGTATTAAAGATCATCGCCAAGTCATGAATTGCTACCCGTATGAATTGACCGACGGCCAATGCCAGAAAATCATGATTGCGATGGCGATTGCGTCAAAACCTAAGTTATTAATCGCCGATGAGCCCACCAACGACCTCGACCCTATTACGCAGTCTCAAATTTTGCGTCTGCTGAGTCGTTTGAATCAGGTGAATAACACCACCATTATGTTGATCGGTCACGACCTGACGACCATCACCCAATGGGCGACACGCATTACCGTAATGTATTGTGGTCAATCGGTCGAATCGGCCAGCACCAAACATATCTTAGATGAGCCTAAGCACCCGTACACCGTGGCACTGCTACATGCCATGCCAGACTTTAATGATTGGATCCCACATAAAAGCCGACTGCCATCGCTACCCGGATCAATTCCACCATTACAGCATCTACCGATTGGTTGCCGCTTAGGCCCACGTTGCCCTTATGCACAAACACAATGTGTCAACGTGCCAGTACGTCGTCGCATCAAAAATCATAAGTTTAGTTGTCACTTCCCGCTGAATATGGAAAAACGCTCAACGGTTGAAAAGAAAGTGAAATTGGAGAAACAGATATGA
- a CDS encoding type II toxin-antitoxin system Phd/YefM family antitoxin, translated as MSRTHFDQDIQPLSEFGAGVASYIKQINETRRPLVITQRGKGVAVVLDVAEYEVMQEKIELLEEMLAAESQLASGLGISNEDARMQVLGRIKK; from the coding sequence ATGAGTCGCACTCATTTCGATCAAGATATTCAGCCATTATCTGAATTTGGTGCCGGGGTCGCTTCTTATATCAAACAGATTAATGAAACTCGCCGTCCGTTGGTGATTACACAACGTGGTAAAGGCGTTGCTGTTGTGCTTGATGTTGCAGAGTATGAAGTGATGCAAGAGAAAATTGAGTTGTTGGAAGAAATGCTAGCAGCAGAGTCTCAACTAGCTTCTGGCCTTGGTATTTCCAATGAAGATGCACGAATGCAAGTGTTAGGACGTATTAAGAAATGA
- a CDS encoding Sbal_3080 family lipoprotein, whose protein sequence is MFKKASLLVTTLFLAACSAPKYTVTPIPEPQITKEITIVKDDATRPIFLDTMQEWCLEYAHRCKLVADGTLPNPSELTLMYVSQWSWDLSTYISDSRINAYKDERKVGEVEFKAPDSLNSDKWGDDRKRILMMLDLLFNMTTVNEADAKIKSGEI, encoded by the coding sequence ATGTTTAAGAAGGCTTCTCTACTAGTTACAACTTTATTTTTGGCTGCCTGTTCAGCACCAAAATATACCGTAACTCCTATTCCAGAACCCCAAATAACGAAAGAAATCACAATTGTTAAAGATGATGCTACAAGACCTATCTTTTTGGATACCATGCAAGAGTGGTGTTTGGAATATGCTCATAGATGTAAACTTGTCGCTGATGGCACACTCCCTAACCCTTCAGAACTAACATTGATGTATGTTTCTCAATGGAGCTGGGACTTAAGCACATACATTTCTGATTCAAGAATTAATGCTTACAAGGATGAACGTAAGGTAGGAGAAGTAGAATTCAAAGCACCAGATAGTCTAAATAGTGATAAATGGGGTGATGACCGTAAACGTATTTTGATGATGCTAGATTTATTATTCAATATGACAACAGTCAATGAAGCTGACGCGAAAATCAAGTCAGGTGAAATTTAA